The Hevea brasiliensis isolate MT/VB/25A 57/8 chromosome 1, ASM3005281v1, whole genome shotgun sequence genome has a window encoding:
- the LOC131183396 gene encoding probable disease resistance protein At5g63020, whose translation MGDKVGIVGIYGIGGVGKTTLLTQINNRFATIFDHFDVVIWAVVSKDFKPDKIQEQIWKKIGFFDEKWEKKSLREKADDVFHVLSRKKFVLLFDDIWQRVDLEEIGVPLPTRPNRCKIVFTTRSYRVGGQMDAEKMIKVKPLDWEEAWALFQKKVGDIDLDIVPLAQDVAKECRGLPIALITIGRAMASRNTKEEWKHALEVLRGSTSSLPVMEDEVFHDMEVEVFVRLKFSYDSLLSDKVKFCFLHCSLFPEDFEIEKDDLVHYWIYENFCARNEAYFIIGSLVGACLLEEKGEHVKMHDVIRDMTLWIARKYEPRKAQVFVGECQLTQVREVGKWEGSKRMSRWQTPLRESMKFPFVPIF comes from the coding sequence ATGGGAGATAAGGTGGGAATTGTTGGCATATACGGTATAGGGGGAGTCGGTAAAACTACTCTCCTTACTCAAATCAACAACAGATTTGCCACTATATTTGATCATTTTGATGTTGTGATTTGGGCTGTGGTTTCTAAAGATTTCAAACCTGACAAGATTCAAGAGCAGATTTGGAAAAAAATTGGCTTTTTTGATGAGAAATGGGAAAAAAAAAGCCTCCGTGAGAAAGCGGATGACGTATTCCATGTATTGAGCAGAAAGAAATTTGTATTATTGTTTGATGACATATGGCAGCGAGTTGACCTCGAAGAAATTGGGGTTCCTCTACCTACTAGACCAAATAGATGCAAGATAGTATTCACAACACGCTCTTACAGAGTAGGCGGGCAAATGGACGCTGAAAAGATGATAAAAGTGAAACCTTTGGATTGGGAAGAAGCTTGGGCATTGTTTCAGAAGAAGGTTGGGGATATTGATCTTGATATTGTTCCTTTGGCTCAAGATGTAGCTAAAGAGTGTAGAGGGTTGCCAATTGCACTCATTACCATTGGTAGAGCCATGGCCAGCAGAAATACAAAGGAAGAATGGAAGCATGCTCTGGAGGTACTAAGAGGCTCTACATCAAGCTTACCGGTCATGGAGGATGAGGTATTTCATGATATGGAGGTTGAGGTATTTGTAAGATTGAAGTTTAGTTATGATAGTCTGCTTAGTGATAAAGTTAAATTTTGTTTCTTGCATTGTTCCTTGTTTCCGGAAGACTTCGAAATTGAGAAAGATGACTTGGTACATTATTGGATTTATGAGAATTTTTGTGCTCGAAATGAGGCATATTTTATAATCGGTTCTCTTGTTGGGGCCTGTCTATTGGAAGAGAAAGGCGAACATGTGAAAATGCACGATGTGATTCGTGACATGACTCTGTGGATTGCACGTAAATATGAACCACGAAAAGCACAAGTTTTTGTAGGCGAGTGTCAATTAACTCAAGTAAGAGAGGTTGGAAAATGGGAAGGATCAAAGCGGATGTCACGATGGCAAACTCCTTTGAGAGAATCCATGAAGTTCCCATTTGTACCAATCTTTTAA